In Bacteroidota bacterium, the genomic stretch CCCTCGAACCGATGTCGGGCATCCTCACGGCTCGCTTCACCTCGCTCGACCCTGATACGGGCGAATTGCCCGAGGATCCCTTCGCGGGCTTCCTGCCCCCCAACGTGACGCCGCCGGAGGGCGAGGGCAGCATTTCCTTCGTCGTCGCGCCCCGCGATGGGACCGGGAGTGGCACCGTCCTCCGCAACGAGGCACGCATCTTCTTCGACCTCAACGAGCCCATCGACACCCCGCCGTGGATCAACACCGTGGACCTCACCGCGCCTACGAGCGGCGTCGTAGCCTTGCAAGAAACCCTGAGCGACTCGGTGTTCACGGTCACGTGGGCCGGCAGCGACGCCAATGCTGGGGTCAGCGGCTTCGACGTGTACGTTTCCCAGGAGGAAGGTCCCTTCGAGCCCTGGCTCCTCAACTACGCGGAGACCTCCGCTACGTTTGTGGGACGCAACGGTGGAAGCTATGCGTTCTACAGCATTGCGTCGGACTTCGCGGGCAACGTCGAGCCGCCGAAGACGGACGCCGAGGCGACGACCACGGTCGTTGTCAGCACCGAGGACGATGCGGGCCTCCCGGAGCGCGTCACGCTGACGCAGCCCTACCCCAACCCAGCCTCCTCAGCCATGACGGTGCCCTTTGGGCTGCCGACCGCTGGCGCGGCGGAGATCGAGGTGTTTGACCTGCTGGGGCGCCGCGTCGCGCAGCTTGCCACGGGCGACCAAGCCGCCGGCTGGCACACGCTGCGGTGGGACGTGAGCCGTCTCGCGTCGGGCGTCTACGTGCTCCGCCTCCGCGCCGATGGCGTGGCTGAGACGCGCCGGGTGACCGTCGTGAGATAGCGTCGGTTCAGTCCAGCTGCAGGCGTCGATTCGTGTGACAAATCGGGCAGGTGAATGCTATAGACGGTGGTGCTGGCAACATTCCTGGACAGGGGCGATAGACCAAACCGCTCGCTCTCTTCACGCTCTCTCCACCGACCATGCTCCACCGCCCCACACGCGCGGCGGCGGGCTGGGTGCTCCTCGTAGCGCTCGCCCTCCTCGTCTGCGTCCCGGCCTCCGAGGCCCAAACCCGCACGCTCAACCTCCGCCTCGAAGGCGGCGTCCCCCTCGGGGACTTCCAGGACAGCGTCGAAGATATCGGCTTCGGCCTCGCCGGGCAGTTGCTCTTTCAGCCCGCAGGCGTCCCGCTTGCGCTCGGCTTTGAGGGCAGCTTCCTCACCTACGGCCGCCAGATCAACCCCGTGCCGGTCGACTTCGGCGGCAGCGGCGTCTCGGTGGCCGACCAGATCACGCACAACAACATCGCGAGCCTCGGCCTCGTGCTGCGCATCCAGCCCAACGGCGGCGCGGTGCAGCCCTACATCGAAGGCTTCGGCGGCTTCAACTACCTCCACACCCGCGTCTCGCTCGACCAGGCGGTGGTTGCCAACAACAACAACGGATTCGGCGGCGACCCGGTGGTCGTGACGCGCAATTCCGGCAACACGGTCGTGGACGACTTCGCGTTCACCTACGGCGGCGGCGGCGGCCTCCTGCTCCGCGTCTTCAACGGCCTCGACAACGGTCAGCACGTCACGGCCTACGTCGACTTCGGCGCGCGCTACCTCCTCGGCGAGGAGGCCGACTACCTCGTGGAGGTGGACGACGCCGACGCGACCAACACACCGCAGAACCCGGTCCGCACGACGGTGGACGTGATCCGACCCTACTTCGGCCTCTCGTTCCGCTTCTAGCTGCTTCGGGCTTGGTTGCTCGGTTCGGCTCTGACCCTCCCGCCGAACCGACCTCAGTGCGGGGGCTGCTCACACCGGGCGGCCCCCGCATGTCTTCGTTGGACTCACCGCGTACCGCCGCTTCCCGAGACAGCCCGCGTCCACGCAGGCGTCACGAGCGAGCCCGACGACTTCGTCACCAAGGGCACCGGCCTGTTTTGGGCGTTGATGCTGTTGCCGCTGGCCAGCGTGTTCGTCTGCGGCATGATGGGGCTAGTCTCGCTCACCGACCCGAAGCGGTAGCTCGACGCCCGAAGCGAACCCCTTCTGCTCATCCGGTTTGTGCGCGCGTTCGTATTCATGGTCCTCCACGAGGCGACCCCCAGCGGCCGACAACGCTACAACGTGCTGAGGTCTGGCGACGCCTGCACCAGTTCGCGGGACGCATCTGGGTGGACGTGCTGCTCGCCGCGCTAGTGCTGCTGTTTCGGCAGTTTCACCCGTCAGGGCTGAGCCCAGCGGGCGGCTTGACTTTGCGGAGGTATGGGGGCTATTGTCGGCGCTCCTCACTCACCCGCTTCACAACCTCGCATGTATCGCCCCGTTCTTGTCCTTGGCCTCATTGCGCTCGTCTCCCTCCCTGCTGCTGCGCAGGGGAACCGCGTAGGCATCGGCGTGAGCATCGAGCCGCTCACACGCTTTGCCGTGATTGATCAAAACGGGTTTTCGAGCTTAGGTTTTTTTACACCGTCACTCTATGTCCCCATCACGCTAGGCCAATTTCGCCTAGAGCCTGAAATCAGCTATGTCCGCGATGCCGTCTCGCTCAACGATGAAACAACGGCCAACTCAAGGCTGCGTTTTGTTACCGGCTTGTTCTACTATAACCAGCGGAGTGAAGCCAATGCCTTGTACGTTGGCACCCGCATTGGCTTCGCGCGCACAGCTGTTTCGAACGCGTTCTCGGACGACACCGCATCGCAGATCGACTTCATCTTTGCACCCACGCTGGGAGGCGAGCACTACTTCGGCGACCTATCACTCGGCGTGGAGAGTCAGGTTCAGTACACTCGCATTGGCAACGTCGACGAGGACAGCGAGGTGACCCGGTCGCAGTTCTTGATCCGCGCGCTCTTCTTCGCCCGGTTCCACTTCTAGCGGTCCACCTTCGCCGAGCCTGTGCCCGGCGTTTACACGTTCGTGATCGGCTTGCGGTACTTCAGCGCCTAGCGGTACTCGGGGTTCGGGTGGTCGAAGCGCGCCCCGGCATCCCAGGCGGAGCGCTGGTTGCCGTAGGCGGGCACGCCGCCCGCGTCCTTGAGCAGCCGGGCCAGGTGGAGCAGGTTCCACGTCATGAACGTGGTATTGCGCTGCGTGAAGTCGTTGTCGAAGCCGACGCGGGTGCCGTCGTCACGGAGGTCGCCGTAGCTCGGTCCGGGGCCGGCCTCGCCGATCCAGCCCGCGTCGGCCTGCGGCGGGATGGTGTAACCGAGGTGCTGGAGCGCGTAGAGCGTGCCCATCGCGACGTGCTTGATGCCGTCCTCGTTGCCAGTCACGAGGATGCCCCCGACCTTGCCGTAGAAGGCGTACTGCCCCGCGTCGTTGAGTTGCCCCGACTGCGCGTAGAGCCGCTCGATGACCTGGGTGCAGACCGAGGAGCGCTCGCCGAGCCAGATCGGCGTGCCGAGCACGAGGATATCGGCCGCCTTGACCCGCTCGTAAAGCGCAGGCCAGTCGTCGTGCTCCGCACCGTGCTCGGTCATGTCGGGGTAGACCCCCGGCGCGAGGTGGAAGTCGACGGCGCGGAACGCATCGACGGTCACGCCCTGCTTCTCCATGATCGCGCGGGACACGTCGAGGAGCGTGTCGGTGTGCGACTCTGCAGGCGAGGGCTTGAGCGTGCAGTTGACGAAGAGCGCTCGGAGGTCGCCGTAGCGGGCAGGAGGCGTGTCAGGCATAGAAGGGGAGGCTGTTCAAGGGGAGCGTAGCATCGGTGTCATTCACCACCGCTGTTCTTACATCAAGCTGGCTAGATCGCTGCCCAAATCGTTGCATGACGGTGCCTACTAGGCCAATCGGGCGAACGCCAGCGCCATGACGCCTGCCACCATCGCCGCTTTCAGGAGCGCGCTGGCCTGGCCTGCGGTCGTGGTGGGATCAGGCGCAAGCAGGTGCCACGCCGCAGCCAATAGGAGGCCCGCCGCGGGCAGCCCGAACGCCAAGAACGGAAGCCCAAGTGCCGGGATAAACGCGGGCACCGGGAGCACGGCGAGCGTAGCTGCCAGCACCGCTAGGCACACCCACGCCGCCGTGCGCGGACTCGTCACGAGCGGGAGCGTTTGCGCCCCGTCGGCCGCGTCGCCCACCACGTCTTCGAGGTCTTTGGCCCCCTCACGCGCCCACGTCGTCAGAAACGCGAACGCGGCCCCCACCAGCACTGCGTCCGAGAGCCCGACGGCAAGGCCCCCGTAGACGAGCGCCAGCCCCAGAACCATCGACACCGCGAGGTTGCCCACTACGGGCAGCCGCTTCAGCGAAGCACTGTAGAGCCACAGCAGGCCACCCGTTGACGCGGCGAGCAGGACATGCGTGCGCGACACGCCGGCTGCCAGCACCACACTCAGCACCGCCAGCGCGATGGCCACCGACGTCGCGGTGCGCACCGTCACCGCGCCCGACGGCAGCGGGCGACCCGGTCGGTTCACCCGGTCGATGGCGAGGTCGTACACGTCGTTGATCGCGTTGGCCGCGCCGCCCAGGCACGCCGCCGACGCCATTGCCCACATCAGGGCCCGGCCCGACGCACCCTCGAAGGCCTCGGCCCCTGCGCCCAGCACGCCGCCGAGCGCGACCCCCGCTAGAAACAGCACGAAATTGAGCGGACGCAGCAATTGCACGATGCCGAGCAGGGCATCCGAGCGCGACGGCGAGGCCATAGGGTGAATAGGCGCGACGTGGAGATGGAGAGCCGCCAAGATCGGCACCGCGCCGGGCAAAAACACCGATGCCCCGACGCTAGGCCGAGGCATCGAAACGTGTGACCGGGCACGGGGATGAGTCGCGTCGTCGCGTCTCCCCTTCCAGCACGCTGTCCTTACTCGTGGCCGTTGCGGCCGACGTAGTGGCCTGGCGTTCCGTTCTTCCGGATGATGCCGTGCTTGAGCCCGATGCGGCGGAAGGCGTCGAGAATGAGGTCCAGCTCCTCGTTCGTGTGCGTCGCCATGTAGCTCGTGCGCATGAGTGCCTGGCCACGTGGGACGGCCGGCGGCACCACGGGGTTCACGAACACGCCCGCTTCCAGCAGGTCTTTCCAGAACGCGAAGCAGGTGAACATGTCGCCGATCACGACCGGGATGATAGGCGACTCACTCGTCCACACGTTGAAGCCAAGATGGCTGAAGCCGTCGCGCATGTAGGTCGAGATCTCCTCCAGACGAGCAAGACGCTCGGGCTCGGCCTGCAGGATCTCCAGGCACTTCAGCACCGTCGCCACGTTGGCAGGCGGCATGGAGGCGCTGAAGATGTGGGCACTGGCCTTGTGGCGGATGTACTCGATCACCTCGCGGTCCCCGACGACGAAGCCGCCGAGCGAGGCGAAGCTCTTCGAGAAGGTGCCGGTAACGAGGTCTACGTCGTCGAGCCGCCCGAACGTCGAGGCTGAACCGCGGCCCCCGTCGCCCACCACGCCGACGGCGTGCGCGTCGTCGAGCATCAGCGCGGCGTTGTATTCGCGGGCTAGATCGACCAGGTCGGGCACCTTGGCGATGGTACCACTCATCGAGAAGACGCCGTCCGTGACGATGAACTTGCCCGCGTCGGGGTGCTGCGCGCTGTAGCGCTCCAATTGGAGGCGCAGGTGGTCCATGTCGTCGTGACGGTAGCGGACCGTCTCGGCAAAGCTGACCTGGGTCCCTGCGACGATGCAGGCGTGGTTGTCCTTGTCGCTGAAGACGAAGTCGCCCTTGCTCGCCAGGCTCTGCACCACGCCTAGGTTGGTCATGTAGCCCGTCGAGAAGAGCACACACGCCTCCTTGCCCATGAAGGCTGCCAGCTGCTCTTCGAGTTCCAGATGCAGGTCGAGGGTGCCGTTGAGGAAGCGAGAGCCGGTGCAGCCCGTCCCGTAGTTGGCAATGGCGTCCTGGGCGGCCTGGACCACGCGCGGATCGTTGGTGAGACCGAGGTAGTTGTTCGACCCGGCCATGATGAGGTTCTTTCCATTCATCACGGCCCGCGTCCCCTCCGCCACCTCAATCGGCCGGAAGTAGGGGTAGAGGCCCGCTTCTTGGACCCGTGCATAGTCACCGCCGGGAGCAAAGAACTGGGCGGCCTTGTCGAAGAGCGCGGGGCGATCTGCGACCTGCGAGCCGTGGGCGTCGGGGTTGGGCATGGGGAGCGTGGGTGGGTGCCTCAGGCTAGCGCGCGGGGCGGCCGTGTGGTGGAAAGCGAAGGTCGGGACGAGCCCAGCCGCGTCGCTTAGCGCTCAAGGTGGGTGAGACGCTAGTGGACGCCCCTATGCGAGGAGCGCCCTACAGTTCCCCTACGGAGGTACCTGCACGGGCGGTTTCGCAGGCCTTTCGAACGCGACACGGCCTGACCGACAGGACAAGGGCCAGGCTCACACGGCGAGACGACAGATACAGATGGATGGCGGAGGGTGCACAGAAATAGGCACGAACCCCGAGCGGATGCAAGCGCTTACCCCGGATTCACGATCCCGCGCCCGCCCGCCGGTCGCAAATCGACCAGAACGACCAGCATTACCACACCCACCGGAGCGCGAGCCGCCCTCCAACCGTTCCGTGCGGTGTGAGGGCAGGCAACGCGCGCAGCGAGAGATCTTCGCTCACATCGAAGTCGAGCAGGTGGCCAGAGACATAGGCGTCGAGCGCCTGCAGGCCATAGACGAGGATGCCAATCAGGATGGCGAAGTCCCGGTTGCGGCGGAGCACGTCGCGGTTGTTGAGTGCCAGTTGCGTCGAGGGCTCGCCGAGCGACTGCCACGTGTCGATGAAGCCGGCGTTGGGGTTGACGCCGGGCTGGTCAGGGTCGCACACGAGGTCTTCGCAGGCGCTGAAGAGGTACGCCTCGCGCCACTGCCGGTAGTCGAGGTGGTTGACCACCACCAGCACCGTCACGCCTGCCACGGCGCCGAACGCGATGGGCGCCTTGCCCCACTGCCCGTTGTAGACCTGCCCCCACCCCGGCACCGCAAGGCTCCGCAAGAGCGCCCCCCGCGGCGTCCTCGGATCGTCGGGTATGGTCACGACCTCCACCCCGACGGGGCTCAGCACCACAGCGGCGTCGGCGCCCCCCTCTTCCGCTGCGACTTCGCCCGCAGTACCTGTCGAGTCCGCCACGACCTGCGCATGCACCGTACAGCACAGCAGCGCTATCGCCAGACACCACGCGACCCGCAGTACACCGCTGTATGGGACGTTGTATGTCATCCTGAACGTGTTTCAGGATCTCTACCGACTGAGATGGCTTGCGGCATCGCTGAGATGCTGAACCGAGTTCAGCATGACAAAAGGCGGAGTTCGCCTTATTTCTTACCGAGGACTACTTCTTACCAAGGACGAGGTCGAGCACGCGTTCCAGGTCCTCCTGCGAGTAGTAGGCGATCTCGATCTTGCCGCTGTGGTCGGCGCGGTGCTGGAGGCGGACCTGCGTGGCGAGATGCTCGCGCAGCTTCGCCTCGAAGTCGGCGATCTGGAGGCGGTTGCGCTCGTCGAGGGTCGGCACGGCCGTGACGGCTGGCTCGACCTTGTTCTCAGGCTCGGGCGTCGGGTTCTTGTAGGCGCGGACGCGCTCCTCCACGTCGCGGACCGAGAGGCCCTCGTCCAGGATCGCCTGGTGGAGCGTCATCTGGATCTCGTCGTCGCCGAGGCTGACGAGCATGCGTGCGTGGCCGGGCGTGAGCAGGCCGTCGCGGATCGAGGCTTGCACGCGCGGCGGGAGGCGGAGCAGCCGCAGCAGGTTGGTCACGCCCGAGCGGCTCTTGCCCACCTTGTCGGCCACCTGCTCCTGCGTCAGCCCGATCTCGTCGATGAGGCGCTGGTAGCCGAGGGCGATCTCGATGGGGTTGAGGTCCTCGCGCTGGACGTTCTCTACGATGGCCATCTCCAGCATGGCCTCCGTGTCGGCCTCGCGGACAAAGGCAGGCACGCGCCTGAGCCCGGCCTTGCGGGCGGCGCGGAGACGGCGCTCGCCCGAGATCAGCTCGAACTGGCCGCCGCCGAGGGAGCGCACGGTGAGCGGCTGGATGATGCCCAACTGCTCGATGGAGGCCGCGAGTTCTCGCAGTGCGCGCTCGTTGAACTCGGTGCGCGGCTGGTAGGGGTTGGGACGGATGGCGTCCACCTCCAACTCAGCCACGCGCCCGGCGGTGCGGAAGCGCTCCTCGAAGTTGTAGAGGCGGGCCTGGGGGCCGCGGGCTTGGGCAAGCGTGCCGTCCTCGCTCGCCCCGTCGCCCTGGTCGGCGTCCTGGGCTTCCTCCATTTGAGGGAGGAGCGAGCCGAGGCCCTTACCGAGAGCTGCTTTGCGCGTCGCCATGCGATCAGCGGTGTGTCGTGGAGAAAAGCGGGGAAGAGAGCGGGAACGCCAGGCGGAGCCCGAGTTGGGGCAGAGCCGAGGCCGGTCAGCGCCGTGCTAGTCGTCTGAGGACGAGTCGCGGGTCGTGGCCGAGGGCAGGCGGATGCGCTGCGGCGCGGCAAGCGTATCGTCGGAGGCGCCATCGCCGTTGGAGACGGCGCGGCCGGAGCGGTCCATCAGGTCCGCGAGTGGCACGCGGCCCTCCTCCTGCACTGGGGCGGCGAGGAGCGCGGCGTTGTTCTGGATGATCTCGCGGGCGAGCGCGATGTAGTTGCGCGCGCCCACCGACGTGGCGTCGTAGAGCAGGACCGGCTTGCCGAAGCTCGGTGCCTCTGAGATGCGGACGTTGCGCTGGATGATGGCCTGGAAGACCTTCGCGCCGAAGTAGCGCCGGACTTCGGAGGCCACCTGGTTGGAGAGCCGCAGCCGGCCGTCGAACATGGTCAGGAGCACCCCCTCGATCTCGAGTTCGGGGTTGAGATGCTGCCGGACGATCTTGATCGTGTTGAGGAGCTGGCCGAGCCCTTCGAGCGCGAAGTACTCCGCCTGCACGGGGATCAGCACCGAGTCGGCGGCCGTGAGCGCGTTGAGCGTCAGCAGGCCGAGGCTCGGCGGGCAGTCGATGACCACGAAGTCGTAGGCGCGGCGGACGTGCGTGAGCGCGTTCTTGAGCACCTGCTCGCGGTTCATGAGGTCGATCATCTCGATCTCGGCGCCCACCAGGTTGATGTGGCTCGGGACGAGGTCGAGGTAGGGCATCTCGGTCGAGAGGACGGAGTCTTCGACCGGCACGTCGCCCGCGAGGATCTCGTAGCTCGACGAGGCCACGGTGCGGGCGTCCACGCCGATGCCCGAGGTCCCGTTGGCCTGCGGGTCCATGTCGATGAGCAGCGTGGGGTGCTCCGTCGCTGCGAGCGACGCGGCGAGGTTGACCGCCGTGGTCGTCTTGCCGACGCCGCCTTTCTGGTTTGCGACCGCGATGACCTTGCCCATGGAGCCGGTGCTGCCTGTTGCGTCCAGGGCCTCCCATGGCCCTGCCTGTTGCGTACGAGAATAGGGAGAGTGCGCGCTCGCGGCCGGTGGGTGGGAATGCGACACCGCGAGGCGCCTGAATATAGCCCCGCTCCCGATGGGCCTTCAATGCCAGGGACAGCATGTGGATAAGTGAAGCCACACGCACCACCCGTTCCCCTCTCCTGTTGCTCTCGACGATCCGCGCGAACGGTCACCCGCGGCCCCCGAACGGCCCCGTTGCCCTGAACATCCGGCGACGCTCGCGGGTATTCTCAGCGTCCTCATTCTCATGTGCTCGCCGACGCCTGCTCGTGCCCCGTTTCGCCTCTCGCCTGCTCGCCCTCTCGCTCACACTGCTGGCCGCGCGCTCCGCGGCTCAGCCGGTGCCCGCCTTCGCGCCCGAGGCCGCGCCGTTCCCCATCGAAGTGGAGGGCGAGGCTCTCGCCTATCCATTCCTAGGCGGCTTCGTCGGCCCGCGCCCGCAGCTTGTCGACGCTGACCTCGACGGCGACCCGGACCTCGTGGTGCTCGGCGAGGGCGGGCGGCGCCTCCTCTACCTCGAAAACACGGCGCCCGCGGGCCAACCCGCCACCTTTGTCTGGCGCCCCGACGCCTATGCCGATGCGGACCTCCTCTCGTGGGTGCAGCTTGGCGACCTCGACGGCGACGGCGACCTCGACCTGCTCACTGGCAGCGCCTCCGGGCCGAACCGCGCTCGCTACCTCCGCAACGACGGTAGCGCACAGGCCCCGCGCTTCACGGAGGCGGCAGACCCCCTCACGGACACCAACGGCAACCCGCTCCGCGCCGAGAACACCAACGTCCCCGGCCTCGGCGACGTCGACGGCGACGGCGACCTTGACTACTTCGCCGGCACAGCCGACCTCGGCACGACCTATCACTACCGCCACGACGGCGTCAGCTCCGACGGCGTCCCACGCTTCGTGTTCGAGACGGACCGCTTCCAGGACCTTGTCATCTTCGAGAGCAACCCCAACTGCCCCAGCACGCCCCTGGTGGACGACCCGAGCGCGCTCGGAGGACCCGCTTCGGGCGACGTGCGTGGTCCCCATGCGGCGGCGCCACGTGCGCTCGCCTCGGCGAACCGCCACGGGCAGAACGCGGTCGCCTTTGCCGACGTCGACAGCGACGGCGACCTCGACTACTTCTGGGGCGACATCAACTCGGCGAGCCTGCTCTTCTTCGAAAACCAGGGAACGCCGACCGATCCCACCCTCGTTCTCGCCGCCGACGTCTACCCCGACGACGAGCCACTCACGTCCGGCGGCTACGCCATCGCGGCATTTGGCGACACCGACGCCGACGGCGACCTCGACCTCGTGGTGGGCATCGCGGGCGGCTTCTGCTCCCAGCCGAAGAACCTCATCGACAACTTTTTCCTGTACGAGAACATCGGCACTGCGACGGCGCCGGTCTTCACGGAGCGCACGAGCCGGCTGCTGCCGAACTACGATGTCGGGCGCAGCACCCGGCTGGCCATTGCCGACCTCGACGGCGACGGCGACCTCGACGCGCTCGTCAGCGTCGACCGCCCGCCCAGCCTGGACCCAATCCGGTCGGCCCTGCGGCTCCTCGAAAACGTGGGCAGTGCCGCCGCACCACGCTGGCGCGAGACCGACCCCGACTTCCTCAGCCTCGACCTCGGCGTGAGCGCGTCGTCCTACACGCCAGCACTGGTCGACCTCACCGGCGATGGGCTGAGGGACCTCGTCGTTGGCGAGTTTGGGCGCGACCTGTTCTTCTTCCGCCGCACGGCGGCCCCGCTCGACAGCCCCGACGCCTTTGTCGAGGTCGTGCCCAGCCCGCTCGCCGACCTCGCGCTCGGCCAGCGCCCCACCCCGACACTCGGCGACCTCGACGGCGACGGCGACGCGGACCTTGTCGCGGGTGACTTCACGGGGCGGCTGCGCTTCTTCCGCAACACGGGCTCGCCGACCGCCGCGGCGTTCACGCTGGAGGCGGACCGCTTCCTGGACGCCGACGTGGGCACCAACAGCACCCCGCACCTCGGCGACCTCGACGGCGACGGCGACCTCGACCTCCTCGTCGGCAGCGACGACGGCCCCGTCCAGGTGTACCGCAACGAGGGCACTCCGCAGGCCTTCTCGTTTGTCGACGCCGGCACCATCCCGATGCCCCGCAGTGGCACGGCGCCCGCGCTCGGCGACCTCGACGGCGACGGCGACCCAGACCTCATGAGCGGCACGCTTGGCGGCGGCCTGATCTTCCTACGCAACCCCACGACGACCGACGTGGAGCCACCCGCACCGCCCCAGACGCTACAGTTTGAGGCTTTCCCGAACCCAGCGCGCGGCGCCGTGCGGTTCCGGACTGCCCTTCCGCCTGACCTCGGCCCTACTACGCTGGCTGTCTATGACGTACTCGGACGCGTCGTCTTCGAAGCCGCGCTGCCCGAGGCGGGTGCCACGCTGGTGTGGGAAGGTCCAGGGACGGACCGCGGTACGCTCAGCGGAGGCCTCTACGTGGCCGTCCTGCGCAGCGGTGGCGAGCGCCTCGCCACGCGCCGGATCACCGTGCTCCCCCGCTAGACTGGTACGCTCTGCCGAGGACGAGCCATTGGGCGAGGACTACGCCTGCTTGCCCGTCGCCTGCTGCGTGCGCTGGGCCACCTCCTCGGCCAGGCGCTGCGTCTCCGAGGCGTCGGTGGCGGCGTCGGCGGCAGGCGGCATCGCCGTCGGGTCGGCCGGTACCACCTTCGGGGCTGTGGGCTGGGCGGGTGTCGCCGGCGCCTGCAGCGACGACCGCAACGAGGCGAGTTCGCGCTCGGCCTTCTTGGCCCGCTGCCCCGCCCGGAAGCGCGCCGGCACGCTCGCGAGCAGCCCGACAAGCACGCCTGCGCTGAGCGTCACGATGAGCACAACGGCGAGCGAGGCTGTGATGGTGTAGGGGCCGACGTTGACCTCAGTAGAGGCCGTGTTTTGCAGCGTGAAGACGATGGCGACCGCGGCGATCACGAGCGAGAGGATGAGCGCGAAACGCATGGCTTGGGGGGTGGTTAAGAGAGATCCCTTCGTGTCCAATCGAGAACCTACGGC encodes the following:
- a CDS encoding ParB/RepB/Spo0J family partition protein, with translation MATRKAALGKGLGSLLPQMEEAQDADQGDGASEDGTLAQARGPQARLYNFEERFRTAGRVAELEVDAIRPNPYQPRTEFNERALRELAASIEQLGIIQPLTVRSLGGGQFELISGERRLRAARKAGLRRVPAFVREADTEAMLEMAIVENVQREDLNPIEIALGYQRLIDEIGLTQEQVADKVGKSRSGVTNLLRLLRLPPRVQASIRDGLLTPGHARMLVSLGDDEIQMTLHQAILDEGLSVRDVEERVRAYKNPTPEPENKVEPAVTAVPTLDERNRLQIADFEAKLREHLATQVRLQHRADHSGKIEIAYYSQEDLERVLDLVLGKK
- a CDS encoding geranylgeranylglycerol-phosphate geranylgeranyltransferase → MASPSRSDALLGIVQLLRPLNFVLFLAGVALGGVLGAGAEAFEGASGRALMWAMASAACLGGAANAINDVYDLAIDRVNRPGRPLPSGAVTVRTATSVAIALAVLSVVLAAGVSRTHVLLAASTGGLLWLYSASLKRLPVVGNLAVSMVLGLALVYGGLAVGLSDAVLVGAAFAFLTTWAREGAKDLEDVVGDAADGAQTLPLVTSPRTAAWVCLAVLAATLAVLPVPAFIPALGLPFLAFGLPAAGLLLAAAWHLLAPDPTTTAGQASALLKAAMVAGVMALAFARLA
- a CDS encoding T9SS type A sorting domain-containing protein, giving the protein MPRFASRLLALSLTLLAARSAAQPVPAFAPEAAPFPIEVEGEALAYPFLGGFVGPRPQLVDADLDGDPDLVVLGEGGRRLLYLENTAPAGQPATFVWRPDAYADADLLSWVQLGDLDGDGDLDLLTGSASGPNRARYLRNDGSAQAPRFTEAADPLTDTNGNPLRAENTNVPGLGDVDGDGDLDYFAGTADLGTTYHYRHDGVSSDGVPRFVFETDRFQDLVIFESNPNCPSTPLVDDPSALGGPASGDVRGPHAAAPRALASANRHGQNAVAFADVDSDGDLDYFWGDINSASLLFFENQGTPTDPTLVLAADVYPDDEPLTSGGYAIAAFGDTDADGDLDLVVGIAGGFCSQPKNLIDNFFLYENIGTATAPVFTERTSRLLPNYDVGRSTRLAIADLDGDGDLDALVSVDRPPSLDPIRSALRLLENVGSAAAPRWRETDPDFLSLDLGVSASSYTPALVDLTGDGLRDLVVGEFGRDLFFFRRTAAPLDSPDAFVEVVPSPLADLALGQRPTPTLGDLDGDGDADLVAGDFTGRLRFFRNTGSPTAAAFTLEADRFLDADVGTNSTPHLGDLDGDGDLDLLVGSDDGPVQVYRNEGTPQAFSFVDAGTIPMPRSGTAPALGDLDGDGDPDLMSGTLGGGLIFLRNPTTTDVEPPAPPQTLQFEAFPNPARGAVRFRTALPPDLGPTTLAVYDVLGRVVFEAALPEAGATLVWEGPGTDRGTLSGGLYVAVLRSGGERLATRRITVLPR
- a CDS encoding DUF5683 domain-containing protein, translating into MTYNVPYSGVLRVAWCLAIALLCCTVHAQVVADSTGTAGEVAAEEGGADAAVVLSPVGVEVVTIPDDPRTPRGALLRSLAVPGWGQVYNGQWGKAPIAFGAVAGVTVLVVVNHLDYRQWREAYLFSACEDLVCDPDQPGVNPNAGFIDTWQSLGEPSTQLALNNRDVLRRNRDFAILIGILVYGLQALDAYVSGHLLDFDVSEDLSLRALPALTPHGTVGGRLALRWVW
- a CDS encoding AAA family ATPase; this translates as MGKVIAVANQKGGVGKTTTAVNLAASLAATEHPTLLIDMDPQANGTSGIGVDARTVASSSYEILAGDVPVEDSVLSTEMPYLDLVPSHINLVGAEIEMIDLMNREQVLKNALTHVRRAYDFVVIDCPPSLGLLTLNALTAADSVLIPVQAEYFALEGLGQLLNTIKIVRQHLNPELEIEGVLLTMFDGRLRLSNQVASEVRRYFGAKVFQAIIQRNVRISEAPSFGKPVLLYDATSVGARNYIALAREIIQNNAALLAAPVQEEGRVPLADLMDRSGRAVSNGDGASDDTLAAPQRIRLPSATTRDSSSDD
- a CDS encoding LapA family protein, translated to MRFALILSLVIAAVAIVFTLQNTASTEVNVGPYTITASLAVVLIVTLSAGVLVGLLASVPARFRAGQRAKKAERELASLRSSLQAPATPAQPTAPKVVPADPTAMPPAADAATDASETQRLAEEVAQRTQQATGKQA
- a CDS encoding flavodoxin family protein produces the protein MPDTPPARYGDLRALFVNCTLKPSPAESHTDTLLDVSRAIMEKQGVTVDAFRAVDFHLAPGVYPDMTEHGAEHDDWPALYERVKAADILVLGTPIWLGERSSVCTQVIERLYAQSGQLNDAGQYAFYGKVGGILVTGNEDGIKHVAMGTLYALQHLGYTIPPQADAGWIGEAGPGPSYGDLRDDGTRVGFDNDFTQRNTTFMTWNLLHLARLLKDAGGVPAYGNQRSAWDAGARFDHPNPEYR
- a CDS encoding aminotransferase class I/II-fold pyridoxal phosphate-dependent enzyme, which gives rise to MPNPDAHGSQVADRPALFDKAAQFFAPGGDYARVQEAGLYPYFRPIEVAEGTRAVMNGKNLIMAGSNNYLGLTNDPRVVQAAQDAIANYGTGCTGSRFLNGTLDLHLELEEQLAAFMGKEACVLFSTGYMTNLGVVQSLASKGDFVFSDKDNHACIVAGTQVSFAETVRYRHDDMDHLRLQLERYSAQHPDAGKFIVTDGVFSMSGTIAKVPDLVDLAREYNAALMLDDAHAVGVVGDGGRGSASTFGRLDDVDLVTGTFSKSFASLGGFVVGDREVIEYIRHKASAHIFSASMPPANVATVLKCLEILQAEPERLARLEEISTYMRDGFSHLGFNVWTSESPIIPVVIGDMFTCFAFWKDLLEAGVFVNPVVPPAVPRGQALMRTSYMATHTNEELDLILDAFRRIGLKHGIIRKNGTPGHYVGRNGHE